From a region of the Suncus etruscus isolate mSunEtr1 chromosome 11, mSunEtr1.pri.cur, whole genome shotgun sequence genome:
- the LOC126022122 gene encoding keratin, type II cuticular Hb1-like produces MEVLDPRKLNLVMWEPMGCGDRCEEIKATVQKHTQELRYSKDELNRMNQAIQELTPCELEQAKDHPLSEQKAAAAGSATLKVAWLEAALQRAKKLTVQQLREYQELMFIKLSLDLKIAAYQKLLKGKESCPLASGFLCRLEGEECPRWQIRVLRLLTRSRRLQELQNQQRWNLSWLSSARQGGLVSDLKTP; encoded by the exons ATGGAGGTGTTAGACCCGAGAAAGCTGAACTTGGTCATGTGGGAGCCAATGGGCTGTGGGGACAGG TGTGAGGAAATAAAGGCAACTgtacagaaacacacacaggaaCTGAGATACAGCAAGGACGAGTTGAACAGGATGAACCAGGCCATCCAGGAGCTGACA CCCTGTGAGTTAGAGCAAGCCAAGGACCACCCACTCAGTGAGCAGAAGGCGGCAGCTGCAGGCAGTGCCACTCTTAAGGTGGCTTGGCTAGAGGCTGCCCTACAGAGGGCCAAGAAGCTCACGGTGCAACAGCTGCGAGAGTACCAGGAGCTCATGTTCATCAAGCTGAGCCTGGACCTAAAGATCGCCGCATACCAGAAGCTGCTGAAGGGCAAGGAGAGCTG TCCATTGGCGAGTGGGTTCCTGTGTCGGTTAGAAGGAGAGGAGTGCCCCCGGTGGCAGATACGAGTACTGCGGCTCCTGACGAGGAGTCGAAGACTGCAGGAGCTGCAGAATCAGCAGCGGTGGAACCTTTCCTGGCTCTCCTCAGCAAGGCAAggaggcctagtttctgacctGAAGACTCCGTGA
- the LOC126022123 gene encoding keratin, type II microfibrillar, component 7C-like yields the protein MTCGSGFCGGRAFSCASACGPRPGRCCITSAPYRGISCYRGITGGFGSRSVCGGFRAGSCGSSFGYRSGGVCGPSPPCITTVSVNESLLTPLNLEIDPSAQCVKQEEKEQIKCLNSKFAAFIDKVRFLEQQNKLLETKWQFYQNRKCCESNLEPTFTGYIETLRREAECVEADSGRLASELNHVQEVLEGYKKKYEEEVCLRATAENEFVALKKDVDCAYLRKSDLEANAEALTQEIDFLRRLYEEEIRVLNAHISDTSVIVKMDNSRDLNMDCIIAEIKAQYDDIASRSRAEAESWYRTKCEEMKATVIRHGETLRRTKEEINELNRMIQRLTAEVENAKCQNTKLEAAVTQSEQQGEAAVNDARCKLAGLEEALQKAKQDMACLVKEYQEVMNSKLGLDIEIATYRRLLEGEEQRLCEGVGSVNVCVSSSRGGVVCGDLCMSGSRPVTGNACSAPCSGNLAVSTGMCAPCCRKC from the exons ATGACCTGCGGATCAGGATTTTGTGGGGGCCGTGCCTTCAGCTGCGCCTCAGCCTGTGGGCCCCGGCCAGGCCGCTGCTGCATCACCTCTGCTCCCTACCGCGGCATCTCCTGCTACAGAGGCATCACCGGGGGCTTCGGAAGCCGCAGCGTCTGCGGGGGCTTCCGTGCTGGATCCTGCGGCAGCAGCTTCGGATACCGTTCTGGGGGTGTGTGTGGACCCAGCCCTCCCTGCATCACCACCGTGTCTGTCAATGAGAGCCTCCTGACGCCCCTCAACCTGGAGATTGACCCTTCTGCCCAGTGCGTGAAGCAGGAGGAGAAGGAGCAGATCAAGTGTCTCAACAGCAAGTTTGCTGCCTTCATCGACAAA GTGCGCTTCCTGGAGCAGCAGAACAAGCTGCTGGAGACCAAGTGGCAATTCTACCAGAACCGCAAGTGCTGTGAGAGCAACCTGGAGCCCACGTTCACTGGCTACATCGAGACCCTCAGGCGGGAGGCCGAGTGTGTGGAGGCTGACAGTGGAAGGCTGGCCTCAGAGCTCAACCATGTGCAGGAGGTGCTGGAGGGCTACAAGAAaaa GTATGAAGAGGAAGTTTGTCTGAGAGCAACAGCTGAGAACGAGTTTGTGGCTCTGAAGAAG GATGTGGACTGCGCCTACCTGCGCAAGTCAGACCTGGAAGCCAACGCTGAGGCACTGACCCAGGAGATCGACTTCCTGCGGCGCCTGTATGAAGAG GAAATCCGCGTCCTCAATGCCCACATCTCAGACACCTCAGTCATCGTCAAGATGGACAACAGCCGGGACCTCAACATGGACTGCATCATTGCCGAGATCAAGGCTCAGTATGATGACATTGCCAGCCGCAGCAGGGCCGAGGCTGAGAGCTGGTACCGCACCAAG TGTGAGGAGATGAAGGCCACAGTCATCAGGCACGGGGAGACTCTGCGCCGCACTAAGGAGGAGATCAATGAGCTGAACCGCATGATCCAGAGACTCACAGCCGAGGTGGAGAATGCCAAGTGCCAG AACACCAAACTGGAGGCTGCAGTGACCCAGTCTGAGCAGCAGGGTGAGGCGGCTGTCAATGACGCCCGCTGCAAGCTGGCTGGCCTGGAGGAGGCCCTGCAGAAGGCCAAGCAGGACATGGCCTGTCTGGTGAAGGAGTACCAGGAGGTGATGAACTCCAAGCTGGGCCTGGACATCGAGATCGCCACCTACAGGCGCCTGCTCGAGGGCGAGGAgcagag GTTGTGTGAAGGCGTCGGCTCTGTGAATGTCT GTGTGAGCAGCTCCCGAGGTGGTGTCGTCTGCGGGGACCTGTGCATGTCAGGCTCCAGACCAGTGACCGGCAATGCCTGCTCTGCCCCCTGCAGTGGGAACCTGGCAGTGAGCACGGGCATGTGTGCGCCCTGCTGCCGCAAATGTTAG